In a genomic window of Streptomyces roseoviridis:
- a CDS encoding helix-turn-helix transcriptional regulator has translation MDRLVADWRRDRARGRGHGHGRTGGGTLTGAVDRALGRALGGGPASEGGPVAVLEAAAAALADVVPYELWAGVLLDPVTLLNVGGCYRHGLGAEWMPRLLDIEYREGDALLMPALARQPCPVGTLNTALDGRLDRSARYRDIYRPLGLADEMRVLLRDAGRVWGALVLVRSEDRPPFSATETAAAARLSGPLGRALRDSLTERPAAPGLDARALVVLTSRYETVTESATAAAWYAELAETPARGTGLPAAAYGAAAAALSSPTGGSRVCVPTRSGGWAAIEAWRLETGDGAQVALSLGPASPPDRVAALMEAYALSPRECQVLAQVVSGAPTTEIAARLALSPFTVQDHLKSVFAKTGVRSRRELVAQVFFSHYLPDMPLAGTGAGAAAGTGGAEVRAAGG, from the coding sequence ATGGACCGTCTTGTCGCGGACTGGCGAAGAGACCGCGCCCGTGGCCGGGGACACGGCCACGGGCGTACCGGCGGAGGCACCCTCACGGGCGCCGTCGACCGCGCCCTCGGACGCGCCCTCGGGGGAGGGCCCGCGTCCGAGGGCGGTCCCGTCGCCGTCCTGGAGGCCGCCGCCGCGGCCCTGGCCGACGTCGTCCCGTACGAGCTCTGGGCCGGCGTGCTGCTCGACCCGGTCACCCTCCTCAACGTCGGCGGCTGCTATCGCCACGGTCTCGGTGCCGAGTGGATGCCACGGCTCCTCGACATCGAGTACCGCGAGGGAGACGCCCTGCTGATGCCGGCCCTGGCCCGGCAGCCGTGCCCCGTCGGCACGCTGAACACGGCCCTCGACGGCCGCCTCGACCGCAGCGCCCGCTACCGGGACATCTACCGCCCGCTCGGCCTCGCCGACGAGATGCGGGTGCTGCTGCGCGACGCCGGCCGCGTGTGGGGCGCGCTGGTGCTCGTACGGTCGGAGGACCGGCCGCCGTTCTCCGCGACCGAGACGGCCGCGGCCGCCCGGCTCTCCGGCCCGCTGGGGCGCGCCCTGCGGGACTCGCTGACCGAGCGGCCCGCCGCCCCCGGCCTCGACGCCCGCGCGCTGGTGGTGCTCACCTCGCGCTACGAGACCGTCACGGAGTCCGCGACGGCCGCCGCCTGGTACGCCGAACTGGCCGAGACCCCCGCGCGCGGCACGGGCCTGCCGGCCGCCGCGTACGGTGCCGCCGCCGCGGCCCTGAGCAGCCCGACCGGCGGCAGCCGCGTGTGCGTCCCGACCCGCTCCGGCGGCTGGGCCGCCATCGAGGCATGGCGCCTGGAGACGGGCGACGGCGCCCAGGTCGCCCTGTCCCTGGGGCCCGCGTCACCCCCGGACCGGGTCGCCGCGCTGATGGAGGCGTACGCGCTCAGTCCCCGCGAGTGCCAGGTCCTCGCCCAGGTCGTCAGCGGCGCGCCCACGACCGAGATCGCGGCGCGGCTCGCCCTCTCGCCGTTCACCGTGCAGGACCACCTCAAGTCGGTGTTCGCGAAGACCGGCGTCCGGTCACGCCGCGAGCTGGTCGCCCAGGTCTTCTTCTCCCACTACCTGCCGGACATGCCCCTCGCCGGGACCGGGGCGGGAGCCGCGGCGGGGACCGGCGGGGCAGAGGTCAGGGCAGCGGGCGGATGA
- a CDS encoding AlkA N-terminal domain-containing protein: MHTETERCVRAVRSKDARFDGVFFTAVRTTRIYCRPSCPVVPPKPENMEFHPTAASCQRAGFRACKRCRPDTSPGSPHWNVRADTVARAMRLIQDGVVDREGVPGLAARLGYSARQVERQLLAELGAGPLALARAQRAQTARLLVETTPMPMAEIAFAAGFASIRTFNDTVREVFALTPGELRARATRHRATGARDATEPASAPPGAITLRLPFRAPLDPSNLFGHLAATAVPGVEEWRDGAYRRTLSLPYGHGIVALAPRPDHVLCRLSLTDPRDLTHAISRCRRLLDLDADPVAVDEQLRTDPLLAPLVDAAPGRRVPRTVDAAEFAVRAVLGQQVSTAAARTHAARLVTAHGVPVEDPEGGLTHLFPSPAALAGLDPEALALPRSRRTTLLTLVGALADGSLALGPESDWTEARERLLALPGFGPWTTEVIAMRALGDPDAFLPGDLGVRRAAQGLGLPATPAALTARAAQWRPWRAYAVQYLWATDAHPINHLPA; this comes from the coding sequence ATGCACACCGAAACCGAGCGCTGTGTGCGGGCCGTCCGGTCGAAGGACGCCCGCTTCGACGGCGTGTTCTTCACGGCCGTCCGCACCACCCGGATCTACTGCCGGCCCAGCTGCCCGGTCGTACCGCCCAAGCCCGAGAACATGGAGTTCCACCCCACCGCCGCCTCCTGCCAGCGGGCCGGCTTCCGCGCCTGCAAGCGGTGCCGGCCCGACACCAGCCCCGGTTCGCCGCACTGGAACGTGCGGGCCGACACCGTCGCCCGCGCCATGCGACTGATCCAGGACGGTGTCGTCGACCGGGAGGGCGTCCCCGGCCTCGCCGCCCGGCTCGGCTACTCCGCCCGGCAGGTCGAGCGTCAGCTCCTGGCCGAACTCGGCGCCGGGCCGCTCGCCCTCGCCCGCGCCCAGCGCGCCCAGACCGCCCGGCTGCTCGTCGAGACCACCCCGATGCCCATGGCCGAGATCGCCTTCGCGGCCGGCTTCGCCTCCATCCGCACCTTCAACGACACCGTCCGCGAGGTGTTCGCCCTCACCCCCGGCGAACTGCGCGCCCGCGCCACGAGGCACCGCGCCACCGGAGCCCGCGATGCCACCGAGCCGGCATCCGCACCGCCCGGCGCGATCACCCTCCGGCTGCCGTTCCGCGCCCCCCTCGACCCCTCCAACCTCTTCGGACACCTCGCCGCCACCGCCGTCCCCGGCGTGGAGGAGTGGCGCGACGGCGCCTACCGCCGGACCCTGAGCCTCCCCTACGGGCACGGCATCGTCGCCCTCGCGCCGCGCCCCGACCACGTGCTGTGCCGGCTCTCCCTCACCGACCCGCGCGACCTCACCCACGCCATCAGCCGCTGCCGCCGGCTCCTCGACCTGGACGCCGACCCCGTCGCCGTCGACGAGCAGCTGCGCACCGACCCGCTGCTCGCGCCGCTGGTCGACGCGGCGCCCGGACGGCGGGTGCCGCGCACCGTCGACGCCGCCGAGTTCGCCGTACGGGCCGTGCTCGGCCAGCAGGTGTCCACGGCCGCCGCCCGCACCCACGCGGCACGGCTGGTCACCGCGCACGGCGTCCCCGTCGAGGACCCCGAGGGCGGCCTCACCCACCTCTTCCCGAGCCCGGCCGCCCTCGCCGGCCTCGACCCCGAGGCCCTCGCCCTGCCCCGCAGCCGCCGCACGACCCTGCTCACCCTGGTCGGCGCGCTCGCCGACGGAAGCCTCGCCCTCGGCCCGGAGAGCGACTGGACCGAGGCCCGCGAACGCCTCCTCGCCCTGCCCGGGTTCGGCCCGTGGACCACCGAGGTCATCGCCATGCGGGCGCTCGGCGACCCCGACGCCTTCCTCCCCGGCGACCTCGGCGTCCGCCGCGCCGCCCAGGGCCTCGGCCTGCCCGCCACCCCCGCCGCGCTCACCGCCCGCGCCGCGCAGTGGCGGCCCTGGCGGGCCTACGCGGTCCAGTACCTCTGGGCCACCGACGCCCACCCCATCAACCACCTCCCCGCGTAA